From Candidatus Babeliales bacterium, a single genomic window includes:
- a CDS encoding prepilin-type N-terminal cleavage/methylation domain-containing protein — MIHFKNSSENHTGFTLIEVLIALAIMMIVMIPVFMAQNRMTNTIAQYTWLLQRTLIADDFLYKSKRAIAPDTQQTAAENMISNPPTKMLFSINKVPGDSILKNFNDIYIEKVNFEWSESGRLRHTALGGYVYKPKRKSS; from the coding sequence ATGATTCATTTCAAAAATAGTTCAGAAAATCATACCGGCTTTACGCTGATCGAAGTGCTTATTGCGCTCGCCATCATGATGATTGTTATGATTCCTGTTTTTATGGCACAAAACAGAATGACAAACACCATTGCTCAATATACATGGCTTTTACAACGCACCCTCATTGCAGACGATTTTTTATACAAATCAAAACGCGCCATTGCACCAGATACGCAGCAAACTGCTGCGGAAAATATGATCTCTAACCCTCCAACAAAAATGCTCTTTAGCATCAACAAAGTTCCTGGAGATTCTATACTTAAAAATTTCAATGATATATACATAGAAAAAGTAAACTTTGAATGGTCAGAAAGCGGCCGCTTACGACATACAGCATTAGGCGGATATGTATATAAACCAAAGAGAAAAAGTTCATGA
- a CDS encoding prepilin-type N-terminal cleavage/methylation domain-containing protein — protein MKQGFNLIELLIAMAIGSMLAIIITQSYSTMNQSVQIIDNIIDFDARIGIVTAQIKQDISGACIPPRVQQERMKKMEQKKPDQKENSIKPLSHIFYATENNKQFQLLTCITNNPLQLYWSSSIGSAKPRLVRVVYRLKPEPLNRVKPSFILVRQEATTLDFDLFAEGNEQKIREYELINNIKEMSCEYLTAVQKEEPKQDIQKKDAAPTAPQTSQPIEYKSSFSWNQEEQWQKDTGNEQLLLIPNIIVVAITLWDNQQKSTKSYQFPITIIPDVQQLPAVQKNKNEKPASTPGGTPPPNNNSSRGENK, from the coding sequence ATGAAACAGGGATTTAATTTAATCGAACTTCTGATTGCCATGGCCATCGGATCAATGCTTGCTATTATCATCACGCAATCATATAGCACCATGAACCAATCGGTACAAATAATAGATAATATTATTGATTTCGATGCAAGAATTGGGATCGTGACTGCACAAATAAAACAGGATATTTCCGGAGCCTGCATACCGCCTCGCGTTCAACAGGAACGTATGAAAAAAATGGAACAAAAAAAACCTGACCAAAAAGAGAATTCAATTAAACCACTTTCGCACATTTTTTATGCAACAGAAAATAATAAACAATTTCAGCTGCTCACCTGCATAACCAATAACCCACTGCAACTGTATTGGAGCTCTTCAATTGGCTCTGCAAAACCGCGCCTTGTACGAGTAGTTTACCGCCTAAAACCTGAACCCCTGAATCGCGTAAAACCATCATTTATTCTCGTTCGACAAGAAGCCACCACTTTAGATTTTGATCTATTTGCCGAAGGTAATGAACAAAAAATTAGGGAATATGAGCTGATTAATAATATTAAAGAAATGTCATGCGAATATCTCACTGCTGTTCAAAAAGAAGAACCAAAACAAGATATACAAAAAAAAGATGCTGCCCCTACTGCGCCACAAACCTCTCAACCGATTGAATATAAATCCTCTTTTTCTTGGAACCAAGAAGAACAGTGGCAAAAAGATACAGGAAATGAGCAACTATTGCTGATCCCTAATATTATTGTTGTCGCCATCACTCTTTGGGATAATCAGCAAAAATCAACCAAATCATATCAATTCCCTATTACCATTATTCCTGATGTGCAACAACTTCCTGCCGTGCAAAAAAATAAAAATGAAAAACCGGCCTCTACTCCAGGAGGAACACCACCTCCAAACAACAATTCTAGCAGAGGAGAAAACAAATGA
- a CDS encoding MlaD family protein, with protein MKPETTVGILVIVGVAIFFYMGFKIDAFRFDTSKYNSYMVYFKDVAGLTRKAEVKVAGVKVGWVDTITLVNDHNMTVHAQVKVLNEYSLHSDAYAVVRQDGLLGPKYLEIITGDPTLPIIPNEGVLQEPSIEPASIDELLLSLKKIASNVESITDSFQAAIGGVQGEEQLKSIFNNLHETTNNLTSFSNSLERSFARNEDHLDSLLQIGTQVRRVADRLDDHVLPSFQDSVEKIATVVDRDFDRVATQLTSTAQALEDVSIQARDGFSSITSIADKIDNGTGLIGKLINEDETYRDMKVAVQGLKNYFAKIDMLEIVFDVHGETMQRPADGWKYEDSKLFFDMRIHPNRDHFYILQIAGSERGYREEVLNLRDYSTKNDEMVDTESLTLSDRSRLQFTFDRKDTYWRRNQIRVGIQFGKIFRDLAFRFGLIEGFGGVGVDYDIPFDNDKFRWVTSLEIFDITGWNHRSKRYSNVEIDDRRPHLKWINKMYILKNLYVVFGADDFVSKNNANAFFGAGIRFGDDDVKYLLPSLGGARGFAKG; from the coding sequence ATGAAACCTGAAACTACCGTTGGCATACTTGTCATAGTCGGTGTTGCTATATTTTTTTATATGGGGTTTAAAATAGACGCATTCCGCTTTGACACTTCCAAATACAACTCTTACATGGTCTATTTTAAAGATGTAGCTGGACTCACCCGTAAAGCAGAAGTAAAAGTTGCCGGCGTAAAAGTTGGTTGGGTTGACACTATTACTCTCGTTAATGACCACAACATGACTGTACACGCACAAGTCAAAGTTCTTAATGAATACAGTTTACACAGCGACGCATATGCGGTAGTTCGTCAAGATGGATTGCTTGGTCCTAAATATTTAGAAATAATTACCGGTGATCCAACATTGCCAATCATTCCTAACGAGGGAGTGCTACAAGAACCAAGTATAGAGCCCGCTTCTATTGATGAACTCTTACTCTCTCTTAAGAAAATAGCCTCTAACGTAGAATCAATCACTGATTCATTCCAAGCCGCAATTGGTGGAGTACAAGGTGAAGAACAACTGAAATCCATCTTTAATAATTTGCATGAAACGACCAACAATCTTACCTCTTTCTCTAATAGTCTCGAACGATCTTTTGCACGTAATGAAGATCATCTAGACTCACTACTACAAATCGGAACGCAGGTACGACGAGTTGCAGATCGACTCGATGATCATGTGCTCCCTTCATTTCAAGATAGTGTAGAAAAAATAGCCACTGTCGTTGATCGTGATTTTGATCGTGTTGCAACACAACTGACTTCTACAGCGCAAGCACTTGAAGATGTTTCAATCCAAGCACGTGATGGCTTTTCAAGCATCACTTCAATTGCAGACAAAATCGACAATGGTACCGGACTTATTGGTAAACTTATTAACGAAGATGAAACATACCGCGATATGAAAGTTGCGGTACAGGGTCTTAAAAATTACTTTGCAAAAATCGATATGCTTGAGATCGTCTTTGATGTGCACGGCGAGACCATGCAACGTCCTGCAGATGGTTGGAAATATGAAGATTCAAAACTATTTTTTGATATGAGAATCCATCCAAACCGAGATCATTTTTACATCCTCCAAATTGCTGGTTCAGAGCGAGGTTATAGAGAAGAAGTACTCAATCTACGGGACTACAGCACTAAAAATGATGAGATGGTAGATACGGAAAGCTTGACGCTCAGTGACCGATCACGACTCCAATTTACCTTCGATCGCAAAGATACGTACTGGCGAAGAAATCAAATCCGTGTGGGTATACAGTTTGGTAAAATATTTAGAGATCTCGCATTTAGATTTGGTTTAATTGAAGGATTTGGTGGTGTGGGTGTCGACTACGACATTCCGTTTGATAACGACAAATTCCGTTGGGTAACATCATTGGAAATTTTTGACATCACCGGCTGGAACCATCGTAGTAAGCGATACTCAAATGTAGAAATTGATGACCGCCGTCCACATCTGAAATGGATCAACAAGATGTACATCCTCAAAAATCTGTATGTGGTATTTGGTGCTGACGACTTTGTTAGTAAAAATAATGCTAATGCGTTCTTTGGAGCTGGTATTAGATTTGGTGATGATGATGTTAAATACCTTCTTCCTTCACTTGGTGGTGCGCGCGGATTTGCAAAAGGCTAA